In Streptomyces longhuiensis, the following proteins share a genomic window:
- a CDS encoding phosphotransferase family protein → MNDTSHSAVRTEDAFDVERVHSWLAKQVDGLSEPVPEVVQFTGGASNLTYLLRYTDLGTELILRRPPAGKKATSAHDMAREYRVQEALKPVYPLVPAVRALCQDPSVIGSDFYVMDKVPGLILRGRLPHDMYLPSTAARTLSEAFVDTLTDLHQVDPAATGLADLGKGDGYVRRQVEGWTRRYAQARTWNTPSFRRVTAWLADHQPDDVATCVIHNDWRLDNLVLDETDLHVTGVLDWEMATLGDPLMDLGSALAYWVQADDHRIAQAIRRQPSHLPGMLTRAEIVERYCDRMGLPADNWPFYETFGLFRLAAIAQQIYYRYHHKQTRNPAFRNLWLAVNYLDHRCRSVIRRSTRN, encoded by the coding sequence ATGAACGACACAAGCCACAGCGCGGTCCGCACCGAGGATGCCTTCGACGTCGAGCGTGTGCACAGCTGGCTGGCAAAGCAGGTGGACGGACTGTCCGAGCCTGTCCCCGAAGTTGTCCAGTTCACGGGCGGCGCGTCCAACCTCACCTACCTGCTGCGCTACACGGATCTCGGCACGGAACTGATCCTGCGCCGCCCGCCGGCCGGCAAGAAGGCCACCTCCGCGCACGACATGGCGCGCGAGTACCGCGTCCAGGAGGCGTTGAAGCCCGTCTACCCGCTCGTGCCCGCAGTCCGCGCACTGTGTCAGGACCCGTCCGTCATCGGCAGCGACTTCTACGTCATGGACAAGGTGCCCGGCCTCATCCTTCGCGGCAGGCTTCCGCATGACATGTACCTGCCATCTACCGCTGCGCGGACACTGTCGGAAGCATTCGTCGACACCCTCACCGACCTGCACCAGGTCGACCCCGCCGCCACAGGACTCGCCGACCTCGGCAAGGGCGACGGCTACGTCCGCCGCCAGGTCGAGGGCTGGACCCGCCGCTACGCCCAAGCCCGCACCTGGAACACACCCAGCTTCCGCCGCGTGACCGCCTGGCTTGCCGACCACCAGCCCGACGACGTCGCCACCTGCGTCATCCACAACGACTGGCGTCTGGACAACCTCGTCCTCGACGAGACGGACCTGCACGTCACCGGCGTCCTGGACTGGGAGATGGCCACCCTGGGCGACCCGCTGATGGACCTCGGCAGCGCCCTGGCGTACTGGGTGCAGGCCGACGACCACCGCATCGCCCAAGCCATACGCCGCCAGCCCAGCCATCTGCCCGGCATGCTCACCCGCGCCGAGATCGTCGAACGGTACTGCGACCGAATGGGCCTGCCCGCCGACAACTGGCCCTTCTACGAGACCTTCGGACTGTTCCGGCTCGCCGCGATCGCCCAGCAGATCTACTACCGCTACCACCACAAGCAGACCCGCAACCCGGCCTTCCGCAACCTCTGGCTCGCCGTCAACTACCTCGACCACCGCTGCCGCTCGGTCATCCGCCGCAGCACCCGAAACTGA
- a CDS encoding SDR family oxidoreductase yields MTVRSKILITGASSGLGEGMARTFAALGRDLALCARRADRLQALRKELLAAHPGITVSVRSLDVNDHQQVFDVFHALSADLGGLDRVIVNAGLGKGKPIGTGRFDANLQTAQTNFTAALAQCEAAMKIFRAQHCGHLVVVSSMSAMRGLPRNLTTYAATKAGVSALAEGIRAEMTATRTPIAVTTLHPGYIATELSAGAAKTPLMTSTEKGVRTMVKAIERERPEAKVPAWPWVPAGFLMRHLPLRLITKVT; encoded by the coding sequence GTGACCGTGAGAAGCAAGATTCTTATCACCGGGGCGAGTTCGGGTCTCGGTGAGGGAATGGCCCGCACCTTCGCCGCCCTCGGCCGTGATCTCGCACTCTGCGCACGCCGCGCCGACCGTCTGCAGGCACTGCGCAAGGAACTGCTCGCCGCCCACCCGGGCATCACGGTCTCCGTGCGCAGCCTGGACGTCAACGACCACCAGCAGGTCTTCGATGTCTTTCACGCGTTGAGTGCAGACCTGGGCGGCCTTGACCGAGTCATCGTCAACGCAGGTCTCGGCAAGGGAAAACCGATCGGTACCGGCCGCTTCGACGCCAACCTGCAGACCGCGCAGACCAACTTCACCGCCGCGCTCGCCCAGTGCGAGGCCGCCATGAAAATCTTCCGCGCCCAGCATTGCGGCCACCTCGTGGTCGTCTCGTCGATGAGCGCGATGCGCGGTCTGCCTCGCAACCTCACCACGTACGCGGCCACCAAGGCCGGCGTCTCAGCGCTGGCCGAGGGAATTCGGGCGGAGATGACGGCGACCCGCACGCCGATCGCCGTCACCACCCTCCACCCCGGCTACATCGCCACCGAACTGAGCGCAGGCGCGGCGAAGACACCGCTGATGACCTCCACCGAGAAGGGAGTGCGGACCATGGTGAAAGCCATCGAGCGCGAGCGCCCCGAAGCAAAGGTCCCCGCCTGGCCCTGGGTACCCGCCGGCTTCCTCATGCGCCACCTGCCCCTGCGACTCATCACCAAGGTGACCTGA
- a CDS encoding SDR family NAD(P)-dependent oxidoreductase, which translates to MSRRVLITGGASGLGRALAQRYAAAGDRVLIADCSEPAELPTGTVSFIRLDVRIHNDWQRALRWCEDHWGGLDVLVNNAGVTAVGRVERLQADDWDWILDINLKGVVHGCRTFVPLFKQQRSGHIVNIAALAGLLNMPGMASYNVSKAAVISLSETLRQELAPFGIRTTVVCPGFVNTSLRAGLHSPDPVLAERADRMIQRGKPTAEQVAEQVVDAVAKGRFLILTHPKDRRAVRLKRFLPRVADAQTAVRWRRTVRRLKTQDRQEQVRTS; encoded by the coding sequence GTGAGCAGGCGTGTCCTCATCACCGGCGGAGCCTCCGGGCTGGGCCGGGCCCTGGCCCAGCGATATGCCGCTGCCGGGGACCGTGTCCTGATCGCGGACTGCAGCGAGCCAGCCGAACTCCCCACCGGAACCGTCTCGTTCATCCGCCTGGACGTGCGCATCCACAACGACTGGCAACGTGCCCTTCGCTGGTGCGAGGACCACTGGGGCGGTCTCGACGTGCTGGTCAACAACGCCGGGGTGACCGCGGTCGGACGCGTCGAACGCCTTCAGGCCGACGACTGGGACTGGATCCTCGACATCAACCTCAAGGGCGTCGTTCACGGGTGTCGTACCTTTGTGCCGCTGTTCAAGCAGCAAAGAAGCGGACACATCGTCAACATCGCCGCCCTGGCAGGACTGTTGAACATGCCCGGCATGGCCTCGTACAACGTGTCGAAGGCGGCCGTGATCTCCCTGTCCGAGACTCTCCGTCAGGAGCTGGCCCCCTTCGGCATCCGCACCACCGTCGTTTGCCCGGGCTTCGTGAACACGAGCCTCAGAGCAGGGCTGCACAGTCCCGATCCCGTGTTGGCCGAGCGCGCCGACCGCATGATCCAGCGTGGCAAGCCGACCGCGGAGCAGGTGGCTGAGCAGGTCGTCGACGCAGTCGCCAAGGGACGCTTCCTGATACTCACCCATCCCAAAGACCGGCGCGCCGTACGCCTCAAGCGCTTCCTTCCCCGAGTCGCCGATGCGCAGACCGCCGTGAGATGGCGGCGCACCGTCAGGAGACTCAAGACCCAAGACCGGCAGGAGCAGGTGAGGACATCGTGA
- a CDS encoding acyl-CoA dehydrogenase family protein, whose product MDFGHSPKARGYIERVDAFMTSEVLPREQEYFTALRAQQDRWASVPSVIDELKAKAKAAGLWNLFLPDSTYGAGLTNVEYAPLAELMGRSLIAPEIFNCNAPDTGNAEVLLHYGSDEQRRRWMEPLLRGEIRSAFCMTEPEVASSDAANMAATAVVDGDTIVLNGRKWWSTGIGHPDCRFVVFMGLTDPEAPRHARHSMVLVPLDTPGVRVERMLPVYGYFDEPYGHGEVSFSDVRLPLDAVIAGPGRGFEIAQGRLGPGRIHHCMRLIGLAENALELACRRSASRTAFGKPLTNLGGTRERIAKARIAINQARLQVLHAAWLLDTAGAAAAISELSQVKAAVPTMACEVIDMAIQLHGGAGLSDDFPLASAMAAARALRLADGPDEVHLGVIARAELGRYGTRETG is encoded by the coding sequence ATGGACTTCGGACACTCGCCAAAGGCACGCGGGTACATCGAGCGTGTCGACGCTTTCATGACGTCAGAGGTCCTGCCCCGTGAGCAGGAGTACTTCACTGCCCTTCGGGCCCAGCAGGACCGCTGGGCATCCGTGCCGTCGGTGATCGATGAGCTCAAGGCGAAGGCCAAGGCGGCAGGGCTGTGGAACCTGTTCCTGCCCGACAGCACCTACGGCGCCGGCCTGACCAACGTCGAGTACGCGCCGCTGGCCGAGCTCATGGGTCGCTCGCTGATCGCCCCGGAGATCTTCAACTGCAACGCGCCCGACACCGGAAACGCAGAGGTCCTGCTGCACTACGGCAGTGACGAGCAGCGCCGCCGCTGGATGGAGCCGCTCTTGCGCGGCGAGATCCGCTCGGCCTTCTGCATGACCGAGCCTGAAGTGGCCTCCTCCGACGCGGCCAACATGGCTGCGACCGCCGTCGTCGACGGGGACACCATCGTCCTCAACGGCCGCAAGTGGTGGAGCACCGGAATCGGGCACCCGGACTGCCGGTTCGTCGTCTTCATGGGGCTCACCGACCCTGAGGCGCCGCGCCACGCCCGGCACTCCATGGTGCTGGTGCCTCTTGACACCCCGGGTGTGCGGGTCGAGCGGATGCTGCCGGTATACGGCTACTTCGACGAGCCCTACGGCCACGGCGAGGTGTCCTTCTCCGACGTGCGACTGCCGCTCGACGCGGTGATCGCCGGCCCCGGCCGTGGCTTCGAGATCGCCCAGGGCAGGCTCGGCCCAGGCCGTATCCACCATTGCATGCGGCTGATCGGGCTCGCCGAGAACGCCCTGGAGCTGGCCTGCCGCCGTTCCGCGTCCCGCACCGCCTTCGGTAAGCCGCTCACCAATCTGGGGGGCACCCGCGAACGCATCGCGAAGGCCAGGATTGCGATCAATCAGGCGCGGCTCCAGGTCCTGCATGCCGCCTGGCTGCTGGACACCGCCGGGGCGGCCGCCGCCATCAGCGAGTTGTCACAGGTCAAGGCCGCTGTCCCGACGATGGCCTGCGAGGTGATCGACATGGCGATCCAGCTCCACGGCGGCGCCGGCCTGTCCGACGACTTCCCGCTCGCTTCCGCCATGGCCGCCGCCCGTGCGCTGCGTCTGGCCGACGGCCCCGACGAGGTGCACCTCGGTGTCATTGCTCGGGCCGAACTCGGCCGGTACGGCACCCGGGAGACAGGGTGA